From the Argentina anserina chromosome 3, drPotAnse1.1, whole genome shotgun sequence genome, the window TGACTTGAATCCTATGCGTGAAAGCAAGTTGCTTTGTCAGGAAAACTCCACAAATGAAGATCTTGATGATGAGACGTTTGGCCGAGAAAGGACCGTTGGGCTCTTGAGTGCAAGCTTACTTTGAGGTCTTCAGGTAGTTGACAATattcattatatttatttccATGCATTCCTTTGCGTTTTGGTTGGAAAGTTTACTATTGAGCGGATTTGATTGGGCTATTGTGTTGGAAAGTTTACCATTTTTATTTGCATTTGGattcctttttatttttttaggatCCAACAATTACATCAATAGAAGATACCATATTTAATTGAGTGTTCAATTTTGAGTTCGAATATACTGAACTATGGAGTTAGTGCTGCACTAGGAAAACTAGATAGATATTGGTAGAGATTTGTGAAAATTGTAAACATTAAGGTTTGTTTGTACTTTAGAGATTACTAAAAGCAAAGGCTGTCTATGAGACTGTTTTGCCAGTTTTTTCCTCGTGGCACATTTGATTGGTGTTACAGTGcttagtttttatttaatgGTTGTAGTTATATCTTTTATTTATGTGTGTATGATTTTATGTACTATACCAGCCATTCTATGAGTTGCTGATGGAGTAGAATGTTGATATGTTCTGCAGGCATAAATATCCTCTACGCACATCTGATTGCACGATTTGTTTCAGATGAAGGAGTCTAGGAAATGCTGTCATATTGAAGGTGCAGTATTTttgcatatatattgattcTATCAGGAAATGTAGAGTAGAAATTTGATCTTGTTTGAACCATAGGGTCGGTACAGGTGGATATCTATATAGTTCCGCATtccataaataaaattttgtctCTACTTTAGATCAGAAAAATGGGAAAGAGAAGCGACTAAATTGTGTACATTAAGTTGAGCAAAGTGATTTATTCAGTATCTGTGCAATCTGCACATGTTTAAAGTTCAGTCTCTCAAATGAGTTGTATTGTCAAACTAAATGTAGTTAGACTGAATGTGGAATAGCTTGCAGGgttataaatgattttggtttGCCCTCTGATTTTGGTTTGCCCTCCACGGCTCGACCCTGTTGCAATGTTTtaaatatcccgatatatcttcgatatattcctgatattaagaaaacgatacgataagttacttatcggtctattatatcggtcaatccaaaaaatcaagtcaaatgatGATATATCGGtgcatttttttaaaatattttttaaaatcacgtcgttttgaaaaaataatttataaaaaatgaaagtttCGTTGATAACATTCAATGATGAGAGAGcttatgatgaatgatcacctttatttttattaattaatactatttatgtattttaattgtcaaaataatcaaatatttttttatgaagtttatttagtagatgtacttctataagttttaatttctcaagtttatttggtatattttgatatatatgtttataaatatattaaattttattaaaaattagcaaaaatgataaatccgatatatctcgatatatctccgttatatccttattttacaaaaccgatatgatgccgataaccgttatttagaccattgcccTGTTGAGTAGTGTTTATTCATTACTTTGCTCATTAGTCATTACCTTCCGTTTTTTATCAAAGCCTCACGGGAAAccacttttgttttctatacTTGTTTgattagtttttcttgatttccaGTAGAGTTTGATTCATGTGAAGAGGTATTTGATTCTGGTACATGTTCAACAAATGGTGGAGTAGAAAAAAGCTTTTCAATTTCTGATAAGAGGAACAGGTCTTTAATGAATAAAGTCAATAAACTAGGGTAGAAGGAGAATCATATTGACATAATCGGTGGAATCATCACGGAAACGATAAGTTGTAATTCTGCTGCATAGTTCGTTTTTAGTCTTGGTTGGATCAACGAATTGGTAGAAAAGCTTAGGGTGGGCGCGGTTCGGTGCGGGTCGGTTTGACACACTAACCACAATGCAAACTGCATTTACAGTTTGTTGATTCTACAAACTGCAACTGCTTCAAAATTATAACAACTGCAATTTCGGTTGAACTGCATTAGCGGTGCAGTCCGGTGCGGTTTGCACCAACCGCATTTCATGGTAACCTGGACAACATCTTGCATTTTCTATAATAAGTAAGTACTAAAATAGCAGAAATACTCAACCTACAATCATCAACAATCCCAAGTCCAGTTACAGACcattaataataattaagtCTTATAAGTCATATCCTTACATAccattaaaattaaatattcAACCGTCCTAAATAACTGAATAAGTACTTAAAGTCTTGATAATTAGGTTACAAAATAAGTTGGCAACTTCATTCTACTAAACTCATACTTAGCAGCTCAGCTCCTCAAtcattcttcattttcttcatcactaGAAATCTCTCAATCTATCATCAAAGTCCAATGTAGTGGAAAACACAAACAAGGAACATGTAAGCCAACCTATTGTgcatttcattattcaaaaaGGAACAAATTAAGAACAACTTACCAATTTCTAACTTTTCCAACGCCTCATACACCTTCAGCTCATCTCTGGTAGGCTCCTTAAATGCTTGAAATCCATCACCCCTTAGCCAATCACTCAGACAGACCAATCCTTCAACCATTCTTGGCGTTAGTGAGGCTCTGAAAGGGTCAATCACCCTTTTCCAAGGCTGAATGCTGATTCAGAAGCCACTGTGGAATTCAAGGAAAAGTTGTTCAAGTAGTCTTCTTCTCATAAAAATCAGAATATAAATGAAccgcacaaaaaaaaaagatgagaacTCCCTTCCATGATCTACAAAAGCCAAAACGAATCTAAAAGATGAGAACTCTCCTACTAAATGATGGACCAGTTGTATCTTTCAGTCCACTAAAAGTGTTGACAATCAAGTGAAACATCCTGCAAAAATATACAGAACAATCAGGCGGGAAATACCATAGCATGTAGATGAagagaataagaaaaaaaaaactcagtaTGTCGTTTACTCAGGGTGCAGTTATCCGGGTTATCTCAGGGTTGGCAGTCAATCCAAGGCTAGTACTTATTCCAGCATACTCATGTTGGTATTGAAGCTCCACCTGTTTTCAAAATTACCCGAAATCAGAATGTTGTGTAATAATGCACCTCATATAGTCATATATATCAAGACATATGGGGCAACTCCATTATAAGGGATACAAAATGGTTGATACAATTGATGCAACAACAATGCTTTGTGAAGAACATAAAGATATCTTACCTTTCCAGATTTTTGATCAGGTACAATGAAGCTCAAGATTGCCTTAAGACCAGGTGCGGGCTCGTCAACGGTAATTGTTGTGAGAACTAATCataatcaaataaatgagtatcATATTCCAAAATCATGTGATGTTTTCATATTTGATGGATGTTTACACATCAACCCTTAGCTACATAAAAAAACTACATATCAGAAATCAACATGACTTAAAGTAAAATAAATCAATGTTGTTGCACTAACATGAACAGCCAACTTATAACGATTAACCTTTGGTTCAGTTTGCATGATTCACAAAATCCCACAAGAATATGCAAACACTAGTCATGAAACCCAAAACAAATTGTTGTTAACCATCTAAGATTGCAAGTACATAGCCAAAACTAATATACATACTGACATCGTAAGGGGATTAGTAATTTGAAGTGGCTGATAACTTACATTTGAATTGGTATCAACTTTAACATCAGTCGtgatgttcttgttcttcagTTGAGTGCTCACATCCCCAAAAGAAGATCTTATTTCTTAGTTCCGCTCGAAGTGATTGCCTAGAGAAGCACAATGAAAGTTCATATCAGAAACATAGCACAAATTCTACAAGACACAAAACATAATGTAAACCATATCCTGCTTAAAACATCAAAATAACACCATAAGCAATAATGACTGTAAAGAAGATCTACACTGAGAAATTACTATTATGAGTGAAGAacgaaattataaaaatataaaatgaaactaaacGGATAATCAAATAGTgattaaaaagaaaaggcaAGGACCTCTAGCTTTCTTGCCGATATCGGAGTAGAGACCGGGTCCCTAATCAAATTCCCTCAACTCCTAATCAACCCAAATCATTGAAAACACTCTAACCAACTAGCTCCTAGATCCTCATTCATTCTACCAATCTAAAACACTAACAGatatatacaaaaagaaattatccTTCTGCATAAACCaagttagagagagagagagagagagagaggtttgagaagggtggtgaatggttagaaactgaaaatataagaatgAAAGGATGCGGCGCGGCAGTGGGTATTACTAATTGAATAGAGGAAAAAGTTTGCAGCTAGGGTTGGTATATACTCTAGAAAAGTTGCGGCTAAGGTATTAGGTTTGTGGGTTTacatgtgtatatataaatgtGATCCGGTTCGGTTCCATTCGGACGGTTTGAAGAGCAAAACTGCAGTTGCACCGCATCAAACATGTTCGGTGCGGTTTGCACTCCGTATGACGTCATCCACAAACGGTTCGGTTACCGAATCAAAAAATGCAGTTCGGTTCCGGTTGAAACTGCTTTCCGGGTCCATAATGCCCAGCCCTAGACTAGCTGACATATGGACATAATTTTCCTTATTTCAATCCTCTAGCTGGAGTGGGAGTGATCGATAGCTCTCTTTTTGAAATTATGTTTTCGCCAAAAGTAAAGTTATGATCCCTCTGCATTGAGAATTAAAATGATTTGAACCTAATCTAATTCTTGAAAATGCACTCACAAATAAGTTTGCAATTTGGTTTATCATCTGAGACTGAGTTACTGAGTACATCTCATCGAAAGCTGTAATGTAATGAGAATGGAGACTAAGGTTGAGAGAACTGCCCCATACCTTTGACAAGGCACGATCCCAAAACTCTAGTCTGCACAAACGAAAGTTTTCTCCCCCATGAGAAAGCTCTTTACAAATCTCACCTCACTCCGACTTAAACCCTCTCGGCAAGTTTCCCGCAATTCGCATGGCCTCAGCTGGGTATCTAAGCAAGGTGCAGGATTCCGAAGAAACATCATCGAGCAACTTGGTGGAAGCCCCGGTGCCATTTGTTCACTTTTTTTCTTACACGTCAATAATACAAGATACATAGGTGGTAGAAGAATAAAGAAACACTCAAAAAACTCTTATCAATAAAACCCAATTGCTCAGTATATGTTACAAAGCGGGAGAATTCAATGAACTGATGTTTTGAAGTTTCCCCAAGACACCTACCGCATAGTgtcattcttcttttctttcaagAAACAATCAAAGAATAAGGTAACGTAGCCGAATGACTAGCACATATATACACCAAATATCGATAAATTATGTACACACTGTTTTCACTCTTCAGTTAATAGCAGTGAGAGGAAGTCTGGAATCTTTTAAGGATTGCGCACCCTCATAAGCTGTTGCAAGGTGTTTCGCGTCTCCATTTGCCTGCTTTGCGGATCTTCCATCCCATAATGATCTCAACAAGTCCTCAAAAGCAGGAGTCCTAAGTTCTTCGATGGATGCAATGCTGGGAAGATTGAATGACCTCTTTCGTGGCGTGGAACATGATGGTTCATCCACCTGTTTATAAGCAAATTGCAAGACATGCTTAATAAAGGGCACATTGTTGATGAGAGTCCAAAAAATAAACATTGTAAACAGTCTTACCACATATTCTTCCAGAAGAAATTTTCCGGCATTCTCTGTGATTTCAACGATATTGTGGTAGTGGCCTCCCTTAAGTTCCCTCATATCACCGCAACAGGGAACAATAGTTGAGTTTAAGTTTCCACAAGCATCATGGTCAAGTTGTAATGAATCTGCATGCAAGAATTAGTTCAATCAGTTCACGTGGAAACCCAATATAACTACAAAGACAAAAGCCAAATTGTTATGTGAAACTGGTACTGACGATCAATAGAAGAGAGAAGATCCTTGTCTGCAACATCTACATCTTCAAGCGCAGCTGAAACAGCAGACGAAAACCTTTCCCGTAGAACTTGATTGGCGTCCATTCCCCTCCTAGTAATATAAgttcaaaataataaataatttgcAATTGAAAGCTGCAGTATTATAAGAAATTTGCATAGCATACGGCATACGGCATACCTAACAATGGAGTCCACAGAAGcaacatttttcttttcgaGACTTAGCAGGGACTCTTGAGCATTCTTCCATTGTTGTTCACCCATTTTTGCCTTCTTCAAACTGCAATTTGGATTGGTACAAGTCATTCTACTAGAAATAATAAACTACCAGCAACATGCTAAGACCAAAGTCCTATATGTACCAATTCTGAAGAACCTCCTCCATGTCTTTCTTTCCGCATTCCACGGCAGATGTATCTTCAAGGTAATGTGATTCTATCTTTTCCATGTGAATTGTCCATTTTTCTTTGATAGAAGAAGTAGAATCTTGCATGGTTGACATTTCTTGCTGTAGCTTGTTGGTTCTGCTAGTTGCACTCTCCCGGAGGTCATTAACAGCTGTTTGGACCTAAATATACATGCACGAGGTTACTGGTGAGAAGCTAAATAAAATGTTTTACTGGAGTAAATCACAGGAACGAAGACATAGTTAATCAGCGCAAACTTAAGATCAAGACGTACCAGGCTTTTCTTCCTAGCATTTGAACTTGCTAGCAGCTCTGCCACTTTTTCTAGCAACTGTCTTTCTTCATTAGCAGCACACTCCTACATATATAAGGACAAGTTTAGAAGGCAAAAGGCaaaaggcaaaaaaaaaaaaaaaaaaaaactagacaAAAGTACTAAGGTTACTAATAATGAGAATATCAGTTAGCTAAGTTGCTCAGGAGCCAATCACCTCAAACTTCTCTTCAAGCTCAGACAGTTTCTTATCATTGACAGTTTGTGCTTCTTCCACAATTTGAGTTAAACTGGATGCATGCATGTCCAAAGTCTTGAAGAAGTCCACGGTGACTATAGAAACTGACCGTGCCATTTCCACTGCTCTGGCATGAGCCTGTTGTCAATTAGAACAATTAtactccaaaaaaaaaagttgatttACAAGTACAcctttcaaaaaagaaaaaaagtttatttaaattttcggTAAGCATAAAAATTAAACCCTGAAAGGAACAATGCACTACGAACCTCACGCTGTTCTTGGGCATGTGAGCTTAGCTTCTCCTTTTGCTTGTGAAGTTTACTTTGAAGATCATTAAGTAATTCATCAGCTTCTGAAGCAATTCCTTTGAAGAGCTGATTATATTAACAAAGTCAAATAAAGAGATTGGAAGAAGAACACTGAACATGCCAAACCAAAGTTACTTAATACTTACATCCTCCACTGCAGAAGAGTGGTTAGAAACCTCGGAGTTTAGATGACAAAAAGTTGACTGGGAATTTCCTTCAAGTTCCACTGCTATACCATCCAGTGTCTTGATACCAGAACCATGCAGTTTTTTCAGCTTTCCTAGTCTTTCTCGAAGTTCTTCAGTAGCCTTCAAAAGGTATAACCAGAAAATTATGTTGTGTTATATGTAGACTGACCCAATAAGATATTATGAATGCATGCAAAGACAAGTAAGTTGTATTCTAGATCTTACCTCGGCCTTGGTGGATACAAATGACTGCATATCATCTTCCATATCCTTCAACTGCTGCTCCTGTTGTGTCACTGAAACTGCAACCATCTTATGCAAGACTTCAAGCTGTTGAGTTAGCTGTGACTGAAACTTTTGGACCAGTATCCGATTCCCATCTTCAATTTTATCCTTGCGCTCTAGACAAGCGATGATCAGTAATAAATACCAGAAATTTCCAGAAGACCTAAGAAATATATCTCACAAGTAATGATGCATAccaattttggaaaataaacttGAAACATCTGATGCAGCATTCTCTAGCTCTGCTCGAAGCTCAAATGCATGCTCAACAAGTGATTTCTCTGAAAGATAACGAGTGGTTGTTTGTTTAGTAACCGAGGATTTAGTAACTAACACAGATTTTCTTACCCTTTTAACTTCTCATGCATTGCATTTCTCAAGTCAGATAAGTATTTATGTTACAACATTTAAAGCTATATAAATGTGCTTACCAGATTTGAGAAGATTTGATATAAGATATTCCTTCTCTTTAATGGTCGCATTTGCTTGCCGATGTTTTTCCTCGAGATCTACCAATGAATGTTCAGTTTCCTCAAGTTTTTTCTGCAAAAGGTTATATTGTTTGAATTATTACTAGGATGTCAAACAGAGAATGAGTAGATACTCTGTAAGTTGATATCTTACCTCGGTTTTCTCAAGTTTATCCATCAATTCGGCAGTCAAAAGTAGCTGAGAATTGTAAAGTTCCTGAAGCTCCATTGATACCTGCTCTTAGGTCACACCATATTTATTGTATTAGTACCCAAGTCattatttgaaaagaaaagttTAAGCAAAGGAATGCAACTTATAAATGGAAATATACCTTGTCTTTCGATTCAGATTCATGTTCCATGCGCTCTATCTTTTCTGCCATTGCCTAGggttgaaaaggaaaaaaaacagtaaGTTCAGGGAGAACAAGAAGTATTTCACAAATTCAGTTATATATACAGCAAGAACCGGACCTTTTTCTCAGCTTCTTCATGAAGATATCGATCCCGTGGAATATAGATTCCATTCTTCTCTCTTGCAGCATATACCTCTGAAACAGTAGGCGAAACATGTTAGACCCACTAAGAAAATCTTGGACACAGAGAGAGAACAGTTTGATGCTGTAATGAATTAAGTACCTTGCTTGAGTCGATCAATTTCAGTATATAAATCTTTGATTAAAGCTGATTTCATCATCTTTTGATTAATCTGGACCAATAAGCAACAAAGAATTAGAAAGACAACAATGATAGACCATCCAGCTCTACAATTTGTGAGAACTAGGAGAGTGCCTTCTGACCTCTGGTTtattctttatatttttggCACGGTGTGCATAATCCAAGGTGCTgagtgtttcttccaaacaaTGGATGGAGGGTGTTATGGTAGCAATAATGCATGTCTTTGTTTTCCCTCCTAAGGAGTCCCTCAGTAGTCTTGTTAGTTTACTATCCCTGATATTCAACAATGTCATTGTAATTAATTTACTTTCCGACCTTGCAAATAAAGTCAATACTTGAGGCAAGAGTtacataatatataaatagtaCCTATAAGGAATATGACCAGAGTGCTCAACCAGGGCATTAATGACACGACCAAGAGTAAGTAAGCTTTTATTTATCTCCCCAGCTTCCCTTGCTCTGCCCTGCCAGTGgaaatttattttcaattagatgaaacttctTACCCTATCTGGCAATGCAAATAACCATTGCATCTTCCTGTTGTTGCTTTGCGTATAATACCCTGTTTCTAAACCTTACCTCTCTTGCACCAGAGCGAGAAATGTTCTCTGAACCAGCAAGGTCGACAAGATTCAGCTTCCCACACTTGATCATTTCTTCACCCTCTGGAGTGCATTCCTTAATGTGAATTGTGATTGAAAATATAGAATGTGAACGACTACTTTGCTTGTTAAGAAGAGTCTCAGCTGTACGTCTTTTTGCAGAACCTTTCTCCAAGATTTTATATATTTCGTTTGCTGTACACACTATCTCTTCTTCCAAGCCCCTCACGAAAACACCACCTTTTCCATCTTCCATGAGAGCTATCGGTTTCTTGGTTTTATCATCTATAAACTTTGTGGTCTCCTCTAGTGCCAACAGATCAGTAATTTCCTCATTATACAGCTCTAAAAAAGTGACTTTCATGCTATACTCAGCAACCTGAGCTTCTAATATGTCAAAAATTTGTTTCACAGCTCTTGGGATAACACCAGCATCACTTGGAAACTCACCATTCTAAGAATACACAAAACTCGATCAGCAGATGATGTAGAAGAATTCAGAGTAGAAACTTAGTAAACTCGGAAAAACACAAACCTTCTTTCTTGCTCCTCCTTCCATTGTGTAAGTCTTTCCCGTCCCTGTCTGACCGTAGGCAAAGATAGTACAGTTGTATCCCTCAAGTACTTCGTTCACAATAGGTGACACAGCCTGATCATACAATTCCTTCTGTTCTGATGCTGGCCCAAAGACCTAACCAACATTATCCAATTTTCATGtcaaaaatagaaacaaaaCATAGCATTATCAGTCAatctatttcaaattttccttttctctAAAGTTTGCATCTAGCCGGGAACTTACTTTTGTTTGAATCTAGTATCTTTAGGAACTACATATCATTATTCTTTTTACAGCAACACTAATTTCAGAAGAAGCTTAGCAGTTGCACTATTATAAATTTCTAGCACACAAACCTTGTCGAACGCGAAAGTCCTATCAATCTGCTTGTTAGCAATGTTCTGAATTGCAGCCAcctccttcctcccctcatTGCAAGAAATCACAACTGGCGTatgcactctaatttcttcttcACTCAAAGGCCTACACCAAATGTAAATTCACCTCATCAGCTCATAACTCAATCAATTCATGATCTTTACAACTCTAAAAACAAACAACACTCAATCAATTCATCAGCTTTACGACTCGAAAAACAACCACTCAATCAAATCAACCTAAACTCACCTGCAACGCACTAGAACCTGCACATTGACGcctttctctttctcattcCTGCTCGCCGAATTCGAATCCGCCGATCGCAGATCTCTCGCCGTCTTGTCGCTCGACCGCGGCGTCTGCGCCGGCGACAGCGACACcagtcctcctcctcctcttctctgCTGCGCCTGTACCGAATCCATTCCCTATCGGAATCCCTAGCCTTCAGTCAACCAAAACTACCGCAAAAACGCTGAATCAGTCAACGCAAAATCTCAATACAGAGCCAAACAACGAATCACGAAAACTAATTCGAGCAATGCGACCACCAAttcacactgtaaacaccaaAACGGAAAGAGACCGCCGATCGAGACCGAAATGTACAGAATCGAAAACCGAAGAGCCGAAAACGAAGAAGAAGCAGTAA encodes:
- the LOC126789270 gene encoding kinesin-like protein KIN-5D isoform X2, encoding MDSVQAQQRRGGGGLVSLSPAQTPRSSDKTARDLRSADSNSASRNEKEKGVNVQVLVRCRPLSEEEIRVHTPVVISCNEGRKEVAAIQNIANKQIDRTFAFDKVFGPASEQKELYDQAVSPIVNEVLEGYNCTIFAYGQTGTGKTYTMEGGARKKNGEFPSDAGVIPRAVKQIFDILEAQVAEYSMKVTFLELYNEEITDLLALEETTKFIDDKTKKPIALMEDGKGGVFVRGLEEEIVCTANEIYKILEKGSAKRRTAETLLNKQSSRSHSIFSITIHIKECTPEGEEMIKCGKLNLVDLAGSENISRSGAREGRAREAGEINKSLLTLGRVINALVEHSGHIPYRDSKLTRLLRDSLGGKTKTCIIATITPSIHCLEETLSTLDYAHRAKNIKNKPEINQKMMKSALIKDLYTEIDRLKQEVYAAREKNGIYIPRDRYLHEEAEKKAMAEKIERMEHESESKDKVSMELQELYNSQLLLTAELMDKLEKTEKKLEETEHSLVDLEEKHRQANATIKEKEYLISNLLKSEKSLVEHAFELRAELENAASDVSSLFSKIERKDKIEDGNRILVQKFQSQLTQQLEVLHKMVAVSVTQQEQQLKDMEDDMQSFVSTKAEATEELRERLGKLKKLHGSGIKTLDGIAVELEGNSQSTFCHLNSEVSNHSSAVEDLFKGIASEADELLNDLQSKLHKQKEKLSSHAQEQREAHARAVEMARSVSIVTVDFFKTLDMHASSLTQIVEEAQTVNDKKLSELEEKFEECAANEERQLLEKVAELLASSNARKKSLVQTAVNDLRESATSRTNKLQQEMSTMQDSTSSIKEKWTIHMEKIESHYLEDTSAVECGKKDMEEVLQNCLKKAKMGEQQWKNAQESLLSLEKKNVASVDSIVRRGMDANQVLRERFSSAVSAALEDVDVADKDLLSSIDHSLQLDHDACGNLNSTIVPCCGDMRELKGGHYHNIVEITENAGKFLLEEYVVDEPSCSTPRKRSFNLPSIASIEELRTPAFEDLLRSLWDGRSAKQANGDAKHLATAYEGAQSLKDSRLPLTAIN
- the LOC126789270 gene encoding kinesin-like protein KIN-5D isoform X1, producing the protein MDSVQAQQRRGGGGLVSLSPAQTPRSSDKTARDLRSADSNSASRNEKEKGVNVQVLVRCRPLSEEEIRVHTPVVISCNEGRKEVAAIQNIANKQIDRTFAFDKVFGPASEQKELYDQAVSPIVNEVLEGYNCTIFAYGQTGTGKTYTMEGGARKKNGEFPSDAGVIPRAVKQIFDILEAQVAEYSMKVTFLELYNEEITDLLALEETTKFIDDKTKKPIALMEDGKGGVFVRGLEEEIVCTANEIYKILEKGSAKRRTAETLLNKQSSRSHSIFSITIHIKECTPEGEEMIKCGKLNLVDLAGSENISRSGAREGRAREAGEINKSLLTLGRVINALVEHSGHIPYRDSKLTRLLRDSLGGKTKTCIIATITPSIHCLEETLSTLDYAHRAKNIKNKPEINQKMMKSALIKDLYTEIDRLKQEVYAAREKNGIYIPRDRYLHEEAEKKAMAEKIERMEHESESKDKVSMELQELYNSQLLLTAELMDKLEKTEKKLEETEHSLVDLEEKHRQANATIKEKEYLISNLLKSEKSLVEHAFELRAELENAASDVSSLFSKIERKDKIEDGNRILVQKFQSQLTQQLEVLHKMVAVSVTQQEQQLKDMEDDMQSFVSTKAEATEELRERLGKLKKLHGSGIKTLDGIAVELEGNSQSTFCHLNSEVSNHSSAVEDLFKGIASEADELLNDLQSKLHKQKEKLSSHAQEQREAHARAVEMARSVSIVTVDFFKTLDMHASSLTQIVEEAQTVNDKKLSELEEKFEECAANEERQLLEKVAELLASSNARKKSLVQTAVNDLRESATSRTNKLQQEMSTMQDSTSSIKEKWTIHMEKIESHYLEDTSAVECGKKDMEEVLQNCLKKAKMGEQQWKNAQESLLSLEKKNVASVDSIVRRGMDANQVLRERFSSAVSAALEDVDVADKDLLSSIDHSLQLDHDACGNLNSTIVPCCGDMRELKGGHYHNIVEITENAGKFLLEEYVVRLFTMFIFWTLINNVPFIKHVLQFAYKQVDEPSCSTPRKRSFNLPSIASIEELRTPAFEDLLRSLWDGRSAKQANGDAKHLATAYEGAQSLKDSRLPLTAIN